From Solanum lycopersicum chromosome 4, SLM_r2.1:
GGTGCAGGGTCGTCGGTCAAGGGTGCTGGTGTGGAATCCGCACTATCAGCCTCATCAAACGAGGCAGAATGGACCGGTGCAGCAGGAGCCGGACGCTCCCTCAAATCCAGAAGCGTCCTCGGAGCAAGACGACCCCTCAGAACCAGCGGCAGACCCAGTTGGTATGCCGGTTAGTGTGCACTCCTCATTAGACTTGGAGGAGTGACTACGTCGGATGCCATCTTCGTGGGCATGCCCTGAGTGGTCCTAGTAGAACGTGTCGGTGTTTGGGTGCTTGGTGGCACGTATTCTGGATCGCCATCATTGTCCGAGCCAATCACCAGCTGACGTGAAGGTGCAACAGACTTTGAACGTCCTATGGAGTAGACTAGGTCTTGCTTGGGAGCCATTGGTACCTGCAAAAGAGAGTTATTAGTTTCATTGTAAACATCTTACACACCCAACAGAAGCAAGAACAAATTTAAAACACAAAACACAATCAAGTTTAGAACTACACAACTAAACGACGGGCACTCCTAACGGTCCGTTGACAGAACGACGGTCTTCTAACTTtaacttgtaaaaaaaaattaaacaatattaGTTAGATATtgtctattaaaaaaattccatGTGTATGATTTtaccttttaatttttaatttttttattatttcacgcGCTTTGAGGAGAGTGACTACATTCACTTTGTCATGTCAGCTCTTAGACTGGTATTTAACTAGTTCAGAATTGTTAAAGAAGGTATTTAAATGCTCGTATAGTTAAAGTACTAAAGTGAATTTTGCTGCCAAGTTTAGGGGGGATTTGAtgtattttcccttttaaaaagGGAAATGCATAAGTACTCCCCTAATCTATgctcaaaatctcaaagacacacttatgatatactaaggtcctattatccccctaaacttattttataaataattttgtaccCCTTTTCGGTCTACGTGGCACTgccttgaaaaaaaatgtcaacacgcgttggacccacaagatagtgccacataggtcgaaatggtaaaaaattattcataaaataagttcagggggtaaataggtccttagtatagtataagtgtgtctctgaaatttcgcgCAAAGATTgagagggtacttgtgcattttcccttctaaaaacaaaatcttaacatatttatgttttataaataaaaagatgtccctctccaaaaaaagaaaacacaacACAAAACATTGAGTTTTTGAGCCACTCACATATAGTCTTAGTAGTTTATACCATTGTTTTCACCAATTtgatacacaaaataaaataagtagtgACATTTCATGAGATTATTTTATCTCATGTTTCCAATGAAATactttcattatttcatattaaatgaatattttctattttatgagattaataaaaaatatttataaattgacTAATTTTGCTATTTTGCCCTTTGTTTATACTCTCCCTATctcattatataagtcatctcTTTCTAAAAATAGTTGAATCACAATacttgttattttataaaatgtatggataaattattatattttgccTATTATACCTTTGATAGAGTAGTTAAATTAATCATGAAAATGTattcatcatttattataaagttgacttaaaaaaattaaataagggaAGAAGCATAAAATTACATCATTTCTTAGTGcaagtacaaaataaaaaggtgacatataaaatgagacggagATAGTATTAATTAGCCTGTTGAAAAAAGAAGTTTTAGagcttcaaaatttatttaaacttctaaagtcatattaattataggggtaattgagaaaaaaaattatatcataatttagCAAGTGATAAATTAATATGAGACAAATACTTTTAGTAAAATGTCCATCTAATATGAGATGAAGATAGTACGAAATCAATTATCGATATAGTGAGTTTACCATTTTAtctctattaattatgaagcggataattaaaaatttaagatttttcaagaaattgtatctttttcaaagtaattaattaagggtataatggataaaattattttgtcatttcttgatttgtcaaaatcatatatttatataaaagagaatcctAGGCCCGCCTATGTGGCGCAACCAAAAACAAGAATTtcgttttaaatttatttattttcaaaaaactagACTTCGTTTTTTCATAGAAAgatatgacttttatgaatagttgAGACTTTAATGAAGGGTTGcgatttttatcaaaagtttcaatttttatgaaaaattgtgacattAATGAAGTGTTGCGACGTCTttcaaaagttgtgacttttataaaagttgtgactttttatgaaagattgtgaaCTTTTCGAAGGGttgcaattttttcaaatagttaTAACCTTTTGGATAAGGCACAACAAACATTTGATCATACTACCCTttattgtctataaatagaggaattttctctctctcttttttttttaattctgatCTTCTTCTActttcacaaaattaaatatttgtttgatttgctTGAGTAGAGTAACATACTGACACCAAATCGTTCTATCATGAGAGGATGTAATTCTTTAAACCTTTGGTATTGGAGGGGAATAGTTTTCTTAAGGGAATATTGTGCATTTAGTAGActcgatttttttctttctattgcaTTCTATTTTTTATGTATCCTGGTATGTTTTTTATACTCATTAATTTTATGCATAtgatgttaattattatttttgagacATGTTTTAAACTCTGTTATTTGTGTTTCTGCAAAATTATTGTCTCATTGAACATATACACTTATAGTACGTATATTCATgtgcagaaaataattattgtactcAGTTCCAAGAATTCATGTTatgatattctatattaaattcTATAACTTTATATAAActtacatattatttatttttgtatagatATGTAATTTCTCAATTgtcaattgaagaaattcagTACAcaagttcaaaagttataattgcTTTCATGTTAAAgcgtaattttttttgaatatgctaacaaactttaattttttcctaAGACATATAttacaattgtataatctgaGCAACTTAAACGGTTCTTTTTATCATGAAAtgcttttgtatatatattcttattttcttctttattttccttttaatgttaCTTAAAGAATTCGTGAATAATATATTCATTGGAGGTTCTTTAGTTAtgtgataatgaaaaataatcaaattcatgttggaatactgctaatatttttttatatacctattttcccattattttctatatatatatatattagtaaaaaCTTATTTACAATTTCAATGCACTTATTATTTATGATCGCGCGACATGCGGGCAAATTACCTAGTTgataaatatttagaaataactataaaataaaaagtggaCAAATAATTAGGGACATAAggataataattttatcatattagtACATATAATTGGATAAAATAACCACAAATTTTTCTATTTACATTATATACTAGTAAAATTACCCGCGCCTCGCGAGGGAACTTAAGATCAgagaatttataaaataatattttaaatgtatcagttattaaaactaaaacactatatcATCTCACGTACAAGATTATTACGTGgtaacaaacattaataatgtaaagaaaatgaaatttattacaTCCTATCATTTCTCCTTActaacataaacataatttaatgactaaataaattataccaAGATCTGTAACATAAGCAATCATCGGTGAGCCACTCAACAGGAACAAAGTTCATAAATATTtagttgtgaagaagaagaagaagaagaagtgagAGGAAATCCCTTTGTTTATAGATAACAAAGAGTACCCTGCACAAATGTTTATTATGCCTTATAtgaaaggttacaactatttggaaaaaTTACAATCTTTcgaaaggtcacaacctttcatgaaaatcacattttttcatataagtcacaacttttaatgaaagtcgcaactcttcataaaaatcataattctttataaaagtcacaacttttataaaaagtcaaaactcttcattaaagtcacaattattcataaaagttgcaattttttatgaaatgagagagctatttttgaaaataaataaatttaaaaggaagtcggtgattttctttttatatatatatatatgatttttaaattttatcttaaaattattataaaaaaaggtGTCAAACAAATATGTTTGCTCATAAGAAATAGTAATAAAGGGAAATATTttgcattttattattatcacaaTATAAATAAGTGGGAAAATGGGAAACAGAAGCAGCCTCTGTGGGCGTTACTTCTCTGAGTTGTTGAAATTTGTCGCCAATGAATATACACTCGTCTTCACTTATACACAAATTCAAACATGGGTTTAATTCCCATTGGTTTACTGTTCAAGTTTCAGTTGCTGCTACTGTATTAAGTATTGCTGGTGGTTTGATTTTTGCTATAAAAGATGGTGCAAAAATCACAAACATCATGCTATCAAGTTCAAAAAAAGATCATTTCACAGTACCTGGATTGCAAAATCTTGGTAACAACTGCTTTTTGAATGTTGTTTTACAGGTAAAGATTGcatctttttcttcaattttttttaaatcggtTTAGCAAATTTGGTGTGGGTTTTGTTTGATTTAGCATTTCTTGATTTcttgtttatatatatgtgttgatgATTTTGGATTAGGCTTTAGCTAGCTGTAAAAGCTTTGGCAAATTTCTGGAGCAAGTTGTGGATGAATATGAGGGTTCATCAATGGAAGGAAGTAGAGACTTGCCCGTTGTTGCTGCTTTGGCTTCGCTTGTTGAAGGTGAGTTTGAAATCCGATATAGTAGAATTTGTAACTTGTAGGAATAAATGATGGCAGGTATCTTGTCGAATCAGTTGAGATTGATTCGGACACCGtggttttgaaaaaaatatgaataaataccTATTTAAGTTCTAGTCTAACGCAAATGTGGATACTAAGAAGAGTTTGTGCTGGTAGAACTGATAGCTAGGTAGAGTTTATGGAATAGAGCATGAGCTTAAGATAATTTAattgcaacaacaacaacaacataaccaTTGTAATCCCAATTGTGGGCTTTAGGTAGGGTGGTGTGTATGACTGTACGTAGCCTATCCCTACCTTGTGAAGGTAGAAAAACTGTTTTAGATTATACCATAGGCTAAAAAGaagcattttaaaaaataagtatgtGAAGCAAATATAACAATGACCAAGTCATGTtgaaaacaatgaagaagagaATAGATGCGGCGACAAAATGATAAGATACCTGAAGCAAATGAAACAACATGTTAAAACTGAAGATTAATATAGTCGGAGAGTAAAAATAACAATACTGTAAAGGAAGCTAGACAATGCTCGTCCTACTAACTTTTTACCCTAATCCTCAACCTACATATCTTCCTATTTAGGGTCCTGTCCACAGCCTGTCTGATCACCTCTCCTTAAGACTTCTTTGACCTACCTTTACCTTCCTTATACCCTCAATTGCCAACCTCTCATACCTCCTTAATGGGGCATGCATGCATTTTCTGTTTACATGCCCCAACCATCTCAGTTCATTTCCCTCATCTTGTCCACTACATAGGTCAGCCCCATCTTGTCTCGAATAATTTCGTTCCTAATCTGTCTTAGTATGCCCACACAATCATATCAACATCCTTATTTCCGCTACTCCATCTTCTAGACTTGTGAGTTCTTGACCAACCAACACTCCACCTCATACAACATAGCAAGTCTGACATTATATAAAACTTACCTTTAAGACATGGTGACATTCTTTTGTATAGGATGCGAGCTTCCATTTCATCCACCTCGCTCCAGTACAATGTGTAGCATCTTCATTAATCTTCTCATTTTCTTAGATTATTGACACAAATACATGAAACTTTCTTATTAGGGATTGTTTGTGTTTCAATCCTTACTTCCACATCTGTCACGTGAGTTACGTCACTGAAGTTGCACCCTAAGTATTCTGTATTAAAACTGCTCAACCTGAACCCTTTAGGCTCCAAGTTTTTTCTAAACCTCCAACCTATTGCTAACTCCGCTGCGTGTCTTGTCAATCAAAACTGTCATTCACAAATAACATATACCATACATCTCTCCTTGGATATGTCGTGTCAGTTCATTCATTTCCAAGATAAATAGGAATAGGCTAAGAGCCGCTCCATTTTAGTGGATTATGGATTGATGAAGCAGAACTGAATATTCACATAATCCTTATACGTTGAAGGTGTGGCAAACTTTACAAAGACGAGAATGAACGCTTGTGGTTATATGGACACCAAAAAGCTGCAAATTGGAACATGTAAGCTGTTCTGTTTATCTCATTCTAGcattttatgtattttgatcAGGAAAACAAGAGTTTGTCATCGAATTTGGTGTTAACTCTACAATGATCTTCTTATTCTGATATAGTTATTATGCTGAAGAGAGTTGTTGTCCTTGAGGGAATGTAGGAGGTATCTATAGATAACTAGATGTGGAGACATGCACTGTTAGAGTTTGTAGAGAAGGATCGAGTCACAAGACTATGAACAGAAAAATCTAAATCAATTGACTTCGACTTTTCCTTGCCTTTGTTTGAATTCCTAGATTGACCTATTTTGTATACAACTTTAGCTCGTCAGTTAGAGTTCAATGAAAGAGAGAACTCCGATGTCTTGTTTTTGGTTAAAGACGACTTGCTGGTTTTATTCCTCAAACCCCCTTTTAAATTGGGAGTCTTATTACAACAATAGGAAGTTTAATTCTTGTGAAACTAGAAACATAAATTCTATTCTAGAATAATAAAGATAGAAAAACCTAATCCGTATGAAGATAGGAAACATAAATCCTATTCTATAGTAGTAAAGAAAgctacaaaaatataattaaatagttaatttaATTGGCTTTCCTTCAGGCATACGTCTTGCCTACAAAAGCATCCACAACATGCATACTTAATGTAgcgaaaataacatttttacttAACTGTATGCATCTTCTAAAGTATTTGAGTTTAAACCCAAATTTATAGCATATGGAAAAGAACAAACAACGCCATTTGTGGCTGTAAATATTAATATGTTCAAATCATATATGttgtcttttcatttaaaaagtcATCATCATTATACACTATAAAAAGCGAATTAATTGGTGGCAATTTTAACATCAGTCTTTCAAAGAAACCGACCCCCTTCCCTTCCATAGCTCATGAATCTTTGCTAGCTCCACAGATGGAGATGGTGGTCTTCATTATTCGTGAAGTTTGAAGGTGATGGGAGTTGAATCTAGCGATTATTCTGATTCCAACGTCCATTAACTCTACATATTTCTCCATCTTCAGTTTCACTTAGTTTATGCAAACTTTTCTTTTAGggaaacataaaagtaaaaaatagaaaaaaagaaggaaagatTAAAAAGAACATGCTAAACCTAAAAGCATCATTGAGGAAAATGAAAGCCATTTCTTGcctttatttaattcttttgatCAAATGCTCTTCAGATTTCCCTTTTCACATGTTCATTGGATTAGCctatatttaattagttaatggATCTTCAAACTTTTACTGTTTCATACTCTtgataaataacataattgcgTTAATTATGTTGTTAAATCTTTTTATCGTATTCTTAACTTCAACAACTAGTTAAGACTTTCTATACGTACTCTTAACTTCAACAACTAATTAAGACTTTCTGCACATATTCTTGACTTCAACAACTAATTATTGTTATGTATAGTAACAAACTAATAACACTCTTGATAAATGATAATTGCCTTAATTATCTTGTTAAGCCTCTTTCCCCACAAATTTTTACTTCAATAACTAATTAACGCATTAGTAAATTATGGTGCTTTTTGCATTCCTAATTATCTTCGAAAGTATAGctgaaaatatttctttaaataaaaggCTTTTTAGGTGAAGGATGAAATAGTCACTCAACTTTTAAAGGGTAATTTGGTAATTCAACTTCAACATTAGAAGCTTCCCATTTTAAAAATAGCATAGAAGATAATAGATGATTTATAAAAACAATACTAAGctgttattttagtttttatttgcTAATAATAATCTTTAATCAATACTTGTATTTAGCCAAACTGTTATGATAAACATACATTGAATGATTTTAGCACTACTAATGTCTAACTACTATTTAATTGTGATAAGTTTTCACCTTCTCTACTCTTCAGATATGTAAGTGTTGATTCTGCAATTTCCAAATTTGGCCATTGATCATTTGGCAACATAAATGCgccaaaaaaaatgaagttggTTATTAATTTGGAATCCTATCAAATCTAAATAATGGCTAGAATGCCAGTTACTTTAACAAAATACTGTGTAAACAGTGCTGATTCTAAACGTTGCACAGTTGCACTTATCCAAAAGTCTTTTTATTGGAAGTAAATTTTTCATAGATTCCCTATTAAAGATACATTAACTTTAATTTtacctaattttatttatttctaaatgctTTTAAGTGATTGAACATAAATGCCAAGGGAATAATGCTTGCTGAACGGGTAAAATTGTCTAACACTTAAATCTCAATTTGTTAGTTCTCTGAGATTCAAGAAAGGAAGTTGaaaacttttatattttggtTGTAATACTTAATCTGCATCTGCTTTGCTATAATAAGTTGGCACCAGTGTTGTCAAAGGCGCGCAAAAGCCCCAAAGCGAGGCTCAAAACGTGTTGAGCGCTTCACATCTCTTAATGTGCGCGCTTCAATATCGCCATCAAGTCTTTAAGACAAACATTTCCTTGGGAATGAGCGATTTTTGAAGAGGTGACATTAAACAATTGCTATTATCattattgaatttttctttttaatttcttattattcATGCTTATAGTTATTAGTCTCGGACCAAACATGTATGTTTGTCTTTTTCTCCATTTGTgccttttttcataaaagtctaCGCTTTATTTGCGCTTGAAGCCTTAACAGACCTTAGAACTTTTTGCGCTTTCGCTTTTGATAACATTGGTTGGAACCAATGATTCTTATGTGTAAGTCTATTTTTAGCAAAGCCGCCTTGAGGTTTTGGGTGAGGGAGTTTGGCATAGACCCCTAGATggtattttgatttaaaaagtattaGAGGTACATGCTCACTCTTAAGTCTTAACTATAAAAGAGTGAACTTGTCCAGTATTTTACATTTGTTAGTCCTAATCAAAGAACTAtgtttttcttcaagaaatcaACATAAAGTGGAGAACTCCTCCTTATTCCTTATTACAAGTAATGTCTAAATGCTCAATGAGAAGATTGGTGTGATGTTCTGCAGAATTATGTACTGTGCGACATGGAAGAACTGTTCTAAGTCCAAGGAGATTGATGCATGCCATGACTTCTCACATTCCTGGTTTCAATCTAACTAGCCAGCAGGTATTCTTTTCTTCACAGTATGCGGACAATTATCACTAGTACTAGTGTTTTAACTTACATATTTCCCAAATGTAGGATGCAGAGGAAGCACTCTCCCatcttttatcttctttaaGAGCCGAACTGTCAGAATCTTTTGTTCATGATCACAGCTCTTTGGCGGATGTAATTACACTTCCTAATTCTAGGATTGTTACACAAAGGATGAAAGGAGAAAGTGAACAGGAGAGATGGAGGCAGAGTTTTCTTGGGCCTTTTGATGGGATTCTTGGTAGTTTTTTAAACTGCCAAACTTGTTCGTTTCAGGTTGAATGGTACTTGAAAGAACATTTAATATCATACAATTTAATTATTGCCTGCTGTATCTTTTTGCACATTATAGAACTTGTTTGCTAAATTTACAAAGAATATTCTAGAGTTGCTTTGCTGTGCTAGCCCAGGCGCTCATGCAATCTGTGATATTGATTTCAAGTTGCTGTAAAAGGGAACAAACTGTTACCTAatggataattttttaaagaaaaataattaactaactgGTGTCTATTGTACATTGAAAGTGAGAAAAGGTCAAAACATcaaaagattcaaaagtctttttactttcttaaactttgtgcCAAGTCAAAACCatacaaacaaattgaaacagagGGGGTACATTTTATGCCATCTTATTAGTATTTTTCCATGATTTCATCCCTAGGTTTGCTGGCTTTAATCTTTATCTTTCTTGGAGGACATGATCATGCAAGTTCTTTCATATTCTTATCAACATGCCTCTTCACTAGTTTTTAGTCCTCCTTCCATGCATAATATATGGCAAATCTCTATCATTTAGGTCATTATTTTGTTTGTGGGGCTGTATGAGGTCAAGTTTGGACCTTTTACTTTGTAAAGTTAGCTGTAAATAAGTGATAGCTTGTATTAAATGCTCTCTTCAGTTTTGGGTTCACGCCCTATATTCTGGATCttcattcatattttacttattcataTTGTGTTGTTTTCCAGATCTCTCTGGATTTTCAGTTGTTTCATAGTTTGCATCTTGTGCCAACATCAAGCAGCACTGGGGCTATTGTACGTTTAAAACTCCATTGTCGTATGTTTTTATTTCCTTAATTTGATTCCATATTCATGATGATGtatttttcaaacataatgTCAGATGCCTGGGTGTTCTGTCGAGCATTGCCTGAAGCAGTTCTTTGTTGCGGAACAACTCGAGAACTATAAGTGCAGCCACTGTTGGCATACTGCTGCCGAAAAGTATGTCTCTGCCATGGATGAAAATGAGGTGACCTTGGTTTACACATTGTAGTTTAGCATACTACCTTAACCTTGAAGCTTGTGGCTGTAGTCTATAGGCTCAAATATGGCCTAGGCAAAATTTATATGTCATCATACAACTTTTCCTCGATTTGACAGGAATTTGGTCAATGGTTCTCTTCTGTGTTTCtgtttttaacatatttatgGCGATCCTAGAATCTGTTTAATTAGATGGGATTTGTTATCAGGCTATTGTTGAAAAACTTAAGCTGTGCAATGAGGAAGATTCATGTGATTGCAAACAGCTAGCATGCCTTGCTAAATTTCCATGGTCAAATAGCTTCTCACGCACTTTCAAGCAACTCAGTATTGGCCGGAGTCCTAAGGTATGATTGTTGGTGTCATTTTCTTCAAGTCTTATTAAAGGGGCTAGAATCAGGTTCTTAATTAAAAAGGATTGACCATATAGCTgccaacaaaattataaaacgagGAAAATAAGGGATCGTCAAGGAGTAACATTTTACATGTCACTTGGGGCAAATAggatttaattttaatacttgATGCTTCAGCGCTCTGTGATTTAATGGTTTTTTCATGTGTTTTATTTGTTGACTCTTTTGCATGTGCTTACTGTTGTGCCACCTTGCAGGTTCTCTGTCTTCATTTACAACGTGCTTCTATAAATGTATTTGGAGAACAGAACAAACTTCAGGTACTGATATTCTTGCAAGTGGGTTGTGTTCTTCAGTTAAGGAAGtagattatattatttaagaaGAATGCAGCCAAATGAAGTAAATTtcacctttaatttttttcagtaGAAGCA
This genomic window contains:
- the LOC101263107 gene encoding ubiquitin carboxyl-terminal hydrolase 27 translates to MNIHSSSLIHKFKHGFNSHWFTVQVSVAATVLSIAGGLIFAIKDGAKITNIMLSSSKKDHFTVPGLQNLGNNCFLNVVLQALASCKSFGKFLEQVVDEYEGSSMEGSRDLPVVAALASLVEELCTVRHGRTVLSPRRLMHAMTSHIPGFNLTSQQDAEEALSHLLSSLRAELSESFVHDHSSLADVITLPNSRIVTQRMKGESEQERWRQSFLGPFDGILGSFLNCQTCSFQISLDFQLFHSLHLVPTSSSTGAIMPGCSVEHCLKQFFVAEQLENYKCSHCWHTAAEKYVSAMDENEAIVEKLKLCNEEDSCDCKQLACLAKFPWSNSFSRTFKQLSIGRSPKVLCLHLQRASINVFGEQNKLQGHISFPLILDLAPFVKSGVGTKSWEENLQIGQITHQQPFPLFNNLNLQANKEMLTFITQSERKFSTEVEDTAGLRDSDNFGIKALKSKSSLLEAGDDKKISLNQLAPHSGNQGETSRITHSISHKYQLTSVVQHFGIVGSGHYTVFRRVRDKISEDNHAELLGSAVDKWFCISDTEVYGVSERDVLDAEATLLFYEKVSDC